The Papaver somniferum cultivar HN1 chromosome 3, ASM357369v1, whole genome shotgun sequence genome includes a region encoding these proteins:
- the LOC113360554 gene encoding uncharacterized protein LOC113360554: MNLQDLGFNGYPYTWSNKREDNTEVEERLDKGLSNEKWIDLFPKSTIHRLIAKGSDHGPVILKTIPSWKDGAYPFKWNRTTFGKIQHNIAKTKRDIDFVANNPNRCHTTIMRMENSLHKWQSIEENYLKTKSRNNVINLGDSNTSFFHDAARTRYRRNIIDTLQDSNGSWLTDKDFISNCLTNHFKSIATSTTPQMDLKILNLIPQSISPRDSTLFLEAPNAAEIKT; encoded by the exons ATGAATCTTCAGGATTTGGGTTTTAATGGCTACCCATATACTTGGAGCAATAAAAGAGAGGATAACACAGAAGTTGAAGAAAGACTTGACAAGGGACTAAGCAATGAAAAATGGATTGATCTATTCCCAAAATCAACAATCCATCGTCTCATTGCTAAGGGCTCTGATCATGGTCCCGTAATCTTAAAAACGATCCCAAGTTGGAAAGATGGAGCCTACCCTTTTAA ATGGAACAGAACAACTTTTGGTAAAATCCAACATAATATAGCTAAAACAAAAAGAGACATTGACTTTGTGGCTAATAATCCCAACAGATGCCATACAACCATTATGAGAATGGAAAATTCTCTCCACAAATGGCAAAGCATAGAGGAAAATTACTTGAAAACAAAGAGTAGAAACAATGTGATAAATCTTGGTGACAGCAATACCTCTTTTTTCCATGATGCTGCTAGAACAAGATATAGGAGGAACATAATTGATACTCTCCAAGATTCCAATGGTAGCTGGTTGACTGATAAAGATTTCATATCAAACTGTCTTACCAATCATTTCAAAAGTATAGCCACATCAACTACTCCTCAGATGGACTTGAAAATCTTAAACCTTATTCCTCAATCCATATCTCCTAGAGACAGTACTCTTTTTCTAGAAGCCCCTAATGCTGCTGAAATCAAGACTTGA